In the genome of Massilia sp. UMI-21, the window GCGATCGCCGAGGCGCGTTCGCACGGCGACCTGTCCGAAAATGCAGAATACGATGCCGCCAAGGAGCGCCAGGCCTTCGTCGAAGGCCGCATCGCGGAACTCGAAGGCAAGCTGAGCGCCGCGCAGATCATCGACCCGGCCACGCTGGACGCGGAAGGCCGCGTCGTCTTCGCGTCGACCGTCGACCTGGAAGACCTGGACAACGGCCAGAAGGTCAGCTACCAGATCGTCGGCCTCGATGAAGCCGACCTGAAACTGAACAAGGTGTCGGTGACCTCGCCGATCGCCCGCGCCCTGATCGGCAAGTACGCCGGCGACGTGGTCGAAGTGCAGGCCCCGTCGGGTCCGCGCGAATACGAAATCCTCGAAGTCCGCTACGTCTGATGACCACCAGCCGGACGGCAGCGCCGTCGTCCTCCGCCAGTCCCGCCGGAAGTCGCCTGGCCGCCGCGCGGCTGCTGGCGGCCGTGTTGTGGGCCGGCGCGCTGTGGGCGCTCGGCTACATCGCCGCGCCGGCCGTGTTCGCGGCGGTGCCGAGCACGGTGGCGGGCGACGTCGTGGCCGTGCTCCTCGATCGCCTCGGCTGGGTGTCGCTCGGCTGCGCCGCGCTGGTTCTGGTGCTGGTACGCCTGTCGCCCGACCTCGACCCGCGGCGCCGGCGCTCGCTGAACCTGCTGGTGCTGGCCATGCTGGCCTGTGCGCTGGTCATGTGGGCCGGGCTGCAGCCGGCCATGGCGCAGATGCGCGAACTGGCCGGCCCGGAAGGGGTGAGGGCCTCGCCATACTGGACCCGGTTCGCCGTGATGCATGGGGTGTCGCAGCTGTTTCACGTGATCGAGAGTATTCTCGCTGCGATGCTGGTGCTGAAGAGCCGTTGATCCAGATTTTGTAGGGTGGGCGGATCCTCCGCCCGCGCGTTCAGGCAACTTGTCAATACCGGAAGCATTTTTCGTCAATTCTTGCGTGAGCTGAACGCGTGGGCAGGAGACCTGCCCACCCTACGCCCCTCAGCTTGGAAGACTGATGCTGGATAAAGGGCGAAAAAAACCGGGTCTCCCCGGTCTTGATCACTTGTTCAGTGAATTCTTCTTGGTAGAAGTCTGACGCGGCTTGGCGCGCTTGATGTTGCCGCCCGCGGTCACACGTTCGTTTCCCTTGATCATGACCTTGGTGACGCTCGGCTTCTTGGTGCCGCTGGCGCTGGCCTTGACGATGGTGACTTCGCGCATGCCCTTGCCGGCCTTGCTGCTGCGTTCCTTGACGGTTTCCTTCTTCGGGCGGTAGAGCACCAGCAGCTTGCCGATGTGCTGGACCGGCGCCGCGTCGAGTTCTTCGCAGACCTGCTCGTACATGGCGATACGGGCTTCGCGGTCGTCGCCGAACACGCGCACCTTGATCAGGCCGTGCGCGTCGAGGCTGGCGGCGATTTCCTTCATGACCGATTCGGTCAGGCCGGATTCGCCGATCATGACGACTGGATTGAGTCCGTGGGCCTCGGCGCGCAGGGCGCTGCGCTCGGCCGGAGTGAGTTTAAGCATAATAAGTTTTGGAAGTACCTTTAAAAGCAGTATTCTACGCGAATGGCCAAGAACAAATTAAACAAAAACTGGTTGCATGACCATATTAACGACCCTTACGTCAAACTGGCCCAGAAAGAGGGCTACCGTGCCCGCGCCGCCTACAAGCTCAAGGAAATCGACGAAAGCGAAAAGCTGATCAAGCCGGGCCAGGTGATCGTCGACCTCGGCTGTACCCCGGGCAGCTGGGCCCAGTACACCCGCCGCAAGCTGGCCGGCGCGGACGGCGGCCGCATCCACGGCACCATCATCGGGCTCGACATGCTGCCGATGGAGCCGATCGCCGATGTGCAGACCATCCTCGGTGATTTCCGCGAAGAAGAGGTGCTGGGTCAACTCGACGAACTGTTGCAAGGCCGCAAGGTCGACCTCGTGCTGTCCGACATGGCGCCGAATCTGTCGGGTATTCCCACTGCCGATGCGGCGCGAATGGAACACTTGATCGACCTGGCCATTGAGTTTTCTCAACTGCACATGAAACCGGGCGGCGCTCTGCTGGTGAAGTGCTTTAAAGATATGGGATTTACCCAGATACTGGAAAAGTTTCGTACCGAGTTCAAGACCGTCAAGCAGGTCAAACCGAAGGCAAGCCGGGACAAATCCTCGGAAATTTTCCTGCTTGGACGCGGTCTGAAGAATCCAGTGGCGTGAAATACAGGGCTGGATGCTGTTTTGCCCTTGATATTCGGCGCGGCAACCGCACATCACCCGCGTGAGGCTGGTTGCGCGAACGTCGCCGCCGGCTGGACATGTAAAATTGGCATTTCAGCACTATTGCCGTACGTTGCGTGGCAGCGTCGGCTTATTGCGGTTAAAATCGTCATACTGATATCGGTAGAGATGCAATCCGCATCGGAGGAGTTTTCGTGAATAATATGTTTTCCAAATCCGCCATCTGGGTGGTCGTTGCGCTGCTGTTGTTCATGCTGTTCAAGCAGTTCGACAACCACAGCGTCGCCGGCGGCAGCAAGACCATCGCTTATTCCGAGCTTCTCGATGAGGTGAAGGCGCGTCGCATCAAGGACGTCGTGATCGAAGGCTCGA includes:
- a CDS encoding RlmE family RNA methyltransferase, with protein sequence MAKNKLNKNWLHDHINDPYVKLAQKEGYRARAAYKLKEIDESEKLIKPGQVIVDLGCTPGSWAQYTRRKLAGADGGRIHGTIIGLDMLPMEPIADVQTILGDFREEEVLGQLDELLQGRKVDLVLSDMAPNLSGIPTADAARMEHLIDLAIEFSQLHMKPGGALLVKCFKDMGFTQILEKFRTEFKTVKQVKPKASRDKSSEIFLLGRGLKNPVA
- a CDS encoding DUF4149 domain-containing protein; protein product: MTTSRTAAPSSSASPAGSRLAAARLLAAVLWAGALWALGYIAAPAVFAAVPSTVAGDVVAVLLDRLGWVSLGCAALVLVLVRLSPDLDPRRRRSLNLLVLAMLACALVMWAGLQPAMAQMRELAGPEGVRASPYWTRFAVMHGVSQLFHVIESILAAMLVLKSR
- the yhbY gene encoding ribosome assembly RNA-binding protein YhbY, which encodes MLKLTPAERSALRAEAHGLNPVVMIGESGLTESVMKEIAASLDAHGLIKVRVFGDDREARIAMYEQVCEELDAAPVQHIGKLLVLYRPKKETVKERSSKAGKGMREVTIVKASASGTKKPSVTKVMIKGNERVTAGGNIKRAKPRQTSTKKNSLNK
- the greA gene encoding transcription elongation factor GreA; protein product: MNTTVPLTKYGAELLKEELHQLKTKERRNVIDAIAEARSHGDLSENAEYDAAKERQAFVEGRIAELEGKLSAAQIIDPATLDAEGRVVFASTVDLEDLDNGQKVSYQIVGLDEADLKLNKVSVTSPIARALIGKYAGDVVEVQAPSGPREYEILEVRYV